One genomic window of Polyangium aurulentum includes the following:
- a CDS encoding alpha-amylase family glycosyl hydrolase — MDSPAHDSPWWRRTTVYQIYPRSFFDANGDGIGDLRGVLAKLDHLAELGVETLWLCPFYKSPQADHGYDIADYYGVAPEYGNMDDVRRLVDAAHARGMRVVADMVLNHTSIEHPWFRESRSSRSSPKRDFYIWRRGKKPRGAAPPNNWRSLVGPRGWHHDPATDEWYWASFLPFQPDLNYRNPAVEAAMLDVVRHWLGFGFDGLRLDIFHALFKDESFQDNPFSPRPLPSEDDPDGFFQSFRRTLHHPDTIAFARRLRAAVDAIEGAPRFLVGEVFGSPGELRRYCEGGDGLHMVFLFKAMRTPFRAGAFRALIEELERHFPPPLLPTWVFGNHDKPRRGVRVGHHPEREKLLAALQLTARGVPFIYYGEEIGMRDLELPLAGAQDPVAKMYRFVPEAAARSLGRRGILLNRDACRTPMQWSSAPNAGFSPPGVEPWLPVHPFADRVNVEAQARDRGSILELYRRLLRLRADHPALHDGALTLHPDDAHPPDVLGYRRTHAGERIDVLLHFGEGARRVTLPSDEPRVLFSSYPGSGELRGKEAILRPYEALVTQSG, encoded by the coding sequence ATGGATTCCCCTGCGCACGACAGCCCCTGGTGGCGACGCACGACCGTCTATCAGATCTACCCGCGCTCGTTCTTCGACGCGAACGGAGACGGCATCGGCGATCTACGCGGCGTGCTCGCGAAGCTCGATCACCTCGCCGAGCTCGGGGTCGAGACGCTGTGGCTCTGCCCGTTCTACAAAAGCCCCCAGGCCGATCACGGCTACGACATCGCGGACTATTACGGCGTCGCGCCCGAATACGGGAACATGGACGACGTCCGCCGCCTGGTCGACGCGGCCCACGCGCGCGGCATGCGCGTCGTCGCGGACATGGTCCTCAATCACACCTCGATCGAGCACCCCTGGTTCCGCGAGTCGCGCTCGAGCCGCTCGAGCCCGAAGCGCGATTTTTACATCTGGCGCCGAGGCAAGAAGCCCCGCGGGGCGGCGCCGCCGAACAACTGGCGCTCGCTCGTGGGGCCGCGCGGGTGGCATCACGACCCTGCGACGGACGAATGGTACTGGGCGAGCTTCCTGCCATTTCAGCCCGACCTCAACTATCGCAACCCGGCCGTCGAGGCGGCCATGCTCGACGTGGTCCGGCACTGGCTCGGCTTCGGATTCGACGGCCTGCGGCTCGACATCTTCCACGCCCTCTTCAAGGACGAGAGCTTCCAGGACAACCCTTTCTCGCCGCGTCCATTGCCGAGCGAGGACGACCCCGACGGGTTTTTCCAGTCGTTCCGCCGCACGCTGCACCACCCGGACACGATCGCGTTCGCGCGCAGGCTCAGGGCTGCGGTGGACGCGATCGAGGGGGCGCCGCGGTTTCTCGTGGGCGAGGTCTTCGGCTCGCCCGGGGAGCTGCGCCGCTATTGCGAGGGCGGGGACGGTCTGCACATGGTCTTTCTCTTCAAGGCCATGCGCACGCCCTTCCGCGCGGGCGCGTTCCGCGCGCTCATCGAGGAGCTCGAGCGCCATTTCCCCCCGCCGCTCCTGCCCACCTGGGTCTTCGGCAATCACGACAAGCCCCGGCGCGGCGTGCGGGTCGGGCACCACCCCGAGCGGGAGAAGCTGCTCGCCGCCCTGCAGCTCACGGCCCGCGGCGTGCCCTTCATCTATTACGGCGAGGAGATCGGCATGCGCGACCTCGAGCTGCCCCTCGCCGGCGCGCAGGACCCGGTCGCGAAGATGTACCGCTTCGTCCCCGAGGCCGCCGCGCGCAGCCTCGGCCGCCGCGGCATCCTCCTGAACCGCGACGCCTGCCGCACCCCCATGCAATGGTCATCTGCGCCAAACGCAGGCTTTTCGCCGCCTGGCGTCGAGCCATGGCTGCCCGTGCACCCGTTCGCCGACCGCGTGAACGTCGAGGCCCAGGCGCGTGACCGGGGCTCGATCCTCGAGCTCTACCGCCGCCTTCTCCGGCTGCGCGCCGACCACCCCGCCCTGCACGACGGGGCCCTGACCCTCCACCCGGACGACGCGCACCCGCCGGACGTCCTCGGCTACCGGCGCACGCACGCCGGAGAGCGCATCGACGTGCTGCTCCATTTCGGCGAGGGCGCGCGGCGCGTCACGCTGCCCAGCGACGAGCCCCGCGTGCTCTTTTCTTCGTATCCAGGATCCGGGGAGCTGCGCGGAAAAGAAGCCATCTTGCGCCCTTATGAGGCGCTCGTCACGCAGTCCGGGTGA
- a CDS encoding ATP-binding protein, whose protein sequence is MDSKTHEALSDFREELQLEVEGARAVLASLDRADLTLTRAEPADPRGAARKSPRSWLLYWEPGKHVRERFDLAPELLVVLVPAREVQARDVDKAEQAIRRDYRLDRGVVLVVARDREAAERMSHAARATGRVYIFLSFAEVANVSDPQQWLRQILLEHLGSSDLFATGAPVFGWDFVGRKRELLAIRRHLLGGRPVGLYGLRKVGKTSVLLVLRDQLVAESSAEERVVTAVPVHLDLLGVSFAEANRAGFMRYLLRSIHEAIERLGLSPRDLGLPGSDRRRRRGAEESPAEIETLGVATLDALIDWARRQASRPIVLLFIDEYERLLGGSGFPEAHGVEILDWIRGLVQRYPGTFNFLVAGLNRHLASVPVVVGRQNPLFNFVIDFPLAGLVEEEHGELVRKIGRRLSLRFEHDALALIYEESGGHAWLARELGRVIDQETPVAGRAPIRIDRAAVERLIPEFRRGVGMTMEEIQRAVSDLDPGAPAALARAEGNPAEAQAAYHELSPRVLDDLERYGVLAKSPEGAWRVRIGCFGAFLQENWGSGRGRRG, encoded by the coding sequence TTGGACAGCAAGACGCACGAGGCGCTTTCGGATTTCCGCGAGGAACTGCAGCTCGAGGTGGAGGGCGCACGCGCCGTCCTCGCCTCGCTCGACCGCGCCGACCTGACCCTCACGCGCGCCGAACCCGCCGATCCGCGCGGCGCCGCGCGGAAAAGCCCGCGAAGCTGGCTGCTCTACTGGGAGCCGGGCAAGCACGTGCGCGAGCGCTTCGACCTCGCCCCCGAGCTGCTCGTCGTGCTCGTGCCCGCGCGCGAGGTCCAGGCCCGCGACGTCGACAAGGCCGAGCAGGCGATCCGACGCGACTACCGCCTCGATCGCGGCGTCGTGCTCGTCGTGGCGCGCGATCGCGAGGCGGCCGAGCGCATGTCCCACGCGGCGCGCGCCACGGGGCGCGTCTACATCTTCCTGTCGTTCGCCGAGGTCGCGAACGTCTCCGACCCGCAGCAATGGCTGCGGCAGATCCTGCTCGAGCACCTCGGATCGAGCGATCTGTTCGCCACGGGCGCGCCCGTGTTCGGCTGGGATTTCGTGGGCCGCAAGCGCGAGCTGCTCGCGATCCGGCGGCACCTGCTCGGCGGTCGCCCCGTCGGCCTCTACGGCCTGCGCAAGGTCGGCAAGACGAGCGTGCTCCTCGTGCTGCGCGATCAGCTCGTCGCGGAGTCGAGCGCGGAGGAGCGCGTGGTGACGGCCGTCCCCGTGCACCTCGATCTGCTCGGCGTGAGCTTCGCCGAGGCGAACCGCGCGGGGTTCATGCGCTATCTGCTGCGCTCGATTCACGAGGCGATCGAGCGGCTCGGCCTGTCGCCGCGCGATCTCGGACTGCCTGGATCCGATCGGCGCCGACGCCGCGGCGCGGAGGAGAGCCCGGCGGAGATCGAGACGCTCGGCGTGGCCACGCTCGACGCCTTGATCGACTGGGCGCGGCGGCAGGCGTCGCGGCCGATCGTGCTGCTGTTCATCGACGAGTACGAGCGTCTGCTCGGCGGCTCGGGTTTTCCCGAGGCGCACGGGGTGGAGATCCTCGACTGGATTCGCGGCCTGGTGCAGCGCTATCCGGGCACGTTCAATTTCCTCGTGGCGGGGCTCAATCGACACCTCGCGAGCGTGCCCGTGGTCGTCGGGCGGCAGAATCCGCTCTTCAACTTCGTCATCGATTTCCCGCTCGCGGGGCTCGTCGAGGAGGAGCACGGCGAGCTGGTGCGCAAGATTGGCCGGCGGCTGTCCTTGCGGTTCGAGCACGACGCGCTCGCGTTGATCTACGAGGAGAGCGGCGGGCACGCGTGGCTCGCGCGCGAGCTCGGGCGCGTGATCGATCAGGAGACGCCCGTCGCGGGCCGAGCGCCCATTCGAATCGATCGCGCCGCGGTGGAGCGGCTCATCCCGGAGTTCCGGCGCGGGGTCGGCATGACCATGGAGGAGATCCAGCGCGCGGTGTCGGACCTCGATCCGGGCGCGCCAGCGGCCCTCGCGCGGGCCGAGGGCAATCCTGCGGAGGCGCAGGCGGCCTATCACGAGCTGTCTCCGCGCGTCCTCGACGATCTCGAGCGTTATGGCGTCCTCGCGAAATCGCCGGAGGGCGCGTGGCGGGTGCGGATCGGCTGCTTCGGTGCGTTCCTTCAGGAGAACTGGGGCAGCGGGCGGGGGCGGCGTGGCTAG
- a CDS encoding DUF488 domain-containing protein, translated as MKQPQQEAERVFNIGYQGRSISDFCQVLAEAGVRVLVDVRAVAWSQRPQYRKGYLQGALREHGVEYVHCKLAGNPFRPKAGTPVDLERCEAMYQGHLREHPEVVDAVEEIVTSNLAALFCYEAARGQCHRGVLLSALVRRRANLVIVDL; from the coding sequence ATGAAACAACCTCAGCAGGAGGCGGAAAGGGTATTCAACATCGGATACCAGGGCCGTTCGATCAGTGACTTCTGCCAAGTACTGGCTGAGGCAGGGGTCCGCGTGCTCGTTGACGTAAGGGCGGTTGCGTGGAGTCAACGTCCGCAATACAGGAAGGGGTATCTCCAAGGAGCATTGCGAGAGCACGGTGTCGAGTACGTACACTGCAAGCTCGCTGGAAACCCCTTCCGACCTAAAGCAGGAACCCCGGTAGACTTGGAGCGCTGCGAGGCAATGTACCAGGGGCACCTTCGTGAACACCCTGAGGTAGTCGATGCTGTCGAAGAAATAGTCACATCGAACCTGGCAGCCCTCTTCTGTTATGAAGCAGCTCGCGGCCAGTGCCATAGGGGCGTGCTATTGTCTGCCTTGGTTAGGCGCCGGGCAAATCTGGTCATAGTGGATCTTTAA
- a CDS encoding DUF3800 domain-containing protein, translated as MSRIEHIEGPEIDFPPEYRNYLIYCDESGGDSQAYHGWGTFWIPAERRGDLAQVLRDLKRKHEFQGEVKWNRIGYRNAPFFRDICGQFFRNNWMMFHCLAFGASVLRRELSEDGLVEARLHHLNALLQNKIDLFSGSGRDKIYHVRVAPLPSSYAKEDEQIHGITNAQLRGAMGHAPIRTMLTRDSRESAGVQFADFLLGSVLASWNERTAEDGPKAGLSRYVAKHLGWEDLRADTRPQEWKFNIWYHHDPEQPSPPSVETRECNWLVPVQPYRRVPK; from the coding sequence GTGTCTCGCATCGAGCATATCGAGGGACCGGAGATCGACTTCCCTCCCGAGTACAGAAATTATCTCATCTACTGCGACGAAAGCGGGGGCGATTCGCAGGCGTATCACGGGTGGGGGACTTTCTGGATTCCAGCAGAGCGACGCGGCGATCTGGCGCAAGTGTTGAGGGATCTGAAACGGAAGCATGAGTTTCAGGGTGAGGTGAAGTGGAATAGAATCGGCTATCGAAATGCGCCGTTCTTTCGGGACATTTGCGGGCAGTTCTTCCGAAATAACTGGATGATGTTTCATTGTCTGGCGTTTGGTGCGAGCGTCCTTCGACGTGAGCTGTCCGAGGACGGGCTGGTCGAGGCGAGGCTGCACCACCTGAACGCGCTCCTTCAGAACAAGATAGATTTGTTCTCCGGCAGTGGGAGGGACAAGATTTACCACGTGCGGGTCGCCCCGCTGCCGTCATCGTATGCCAAGGAAGACGAGCAGATTCACGGAATCACGAATGCACAGTTGCGAGGGGCGATGGGGCATGCGCCGATTCGAACGATGCTCACCCGTGATTCGCGTGAGTCTGCAGGTGTTCAGTTCGCCGATTTTTTACTGGGTTCCGTGCTGGCGTCCTGGAACGAGCGCACCGCGGAGGATGGCCCCAAAGCGGGATTGTCGCGGTATGTTGCGAAACACCTTGGCTGGGAGGACCTTCGGGCTGATACGCGGCCACAGGAGTGGAAGTTCAACATCTGGTATCATCACGATCCTGAGCAGCCATCGCCGCCGTCCGTGGAAACGAGGGAATGTAACTGGCTGGTTCCCGTGCAGCCCTACCGTCGCGTACCGAAGTGA
- a CDS encoding M20/M25/M40 family metallo-hydrolase, whose protein sequence is MRTNAALLVAAATLAACAAASTPDPAVQPEPQMTPQRPAAPPPSPPVAAAPAKTPDPPPPGAAVAQKLADMARAESQAFETVRSLVDEVGPRLSGSPGDKAGVAWAVAAMKAKGLANVRAEKVMVPRWERGQESGRIVSPTPHTLSITALGGTVGTPARGIEGEVVMVDSLEAIDKLEETKLKGKILFVSARTERRQDGRGYGKTAGVRSRSAVAAAKKGAIAVVIRSIGTDHDRMPHTGAMRYEKGVKEIPAAAVSIPDADLIERLVSAGKPVRLAMTLGAKTLPDAESANVIGEVVGREKPDEIVLIGAHLDSWDLGFGAVDDGAGCAAVMEAARLISKLPERPRRTVRVVLFANEENGLKGAFGYAKEHAAEIDKHLLAFEADAGAGRVLSIRFLAPAEAMPKLAFIPKLVEPLGVKRADEDAHGGADLIPLREAGVPLVDLLQDMESYFDVHHTPNDTLAQVKKEEIDHMVASIAIVAHAAADLPEAIGKLPEEKRKWR, encoded by the coding sequence ATGCGAACGAACGCAGCCCTCCTCGTCGCCGCCGCCACGCTCGCCGCGTGCGCAGCCGCGAGCACCCCGGACCCTGCCGTCCAGCCCGAGCCGCAGATGACCCCCCAGCGCCCTGCCGCGCCCCCGCCGAGCCCGCCTGTCGCCGCCGCGCCCGCGAAGACGCCCGATCCGCCGCCTCCTGGCGCTGCAGTCGCGCAGAAGCTCGCGGACATGGCGCGCGCCGAGTCACAAGCGTTCGAGACCGTGCGATCGCTCGTGGACGAGGTAGGCCCGAGGCTCTCGGGATCGCCCGGCGACAAGGCCGGCGTCGCGTGGGCAGTCGCGGCGATGAAGGCCAAGGGGCTCGCGAACGTGCGCGCCGAGAAGGTGATGGTGCCGCGCTGGGAGCGCGGGCAAGAGAGCGGGCGGATCGTCTCGCCGACGCCGCACACGCTGTCGATCACCGCGCTCGGCGGGACCGTGGGGACGCCGGCGCGCGGGATCGAGGGCGAGGTGGTGATGGTCGACTCGCTCGAGGCGATCGACAAGCTCGAGGAGACGAAGCTCAAGGGCAAGATCCTCTTCGTCTCGGCGCGCACCGAGCGCAGGCAAGACGGCAGGGGCTACGGCAAGACCGCCGGCGTGCGCAGCCGCTCCGCCGTCGCCGCCGCCAAGAAGGGCGCGATCGCGGTCGTGATCCGGTCGATCGGCACCGACCACGATCGGATGCCGCACACGGGCGCGATGCGCTACGAGAAGGGCGTGAAGGAGATCCCGGCGGCCGCGGTGTCGATCCCGGACGCGGATCTGATCGAGCGGCTCGTCTCGGCGGGAAAACCCGTGCGGCTCGCGATGACGCTCGGGGCGAAGACCCTGCCCGACGCGGAGAGCGCGAACGTGATCGGCGAGGTGGTCGGTCGAGAAAAACCGGATGAGATCGTGCTGATCGGCGCGCACCTCGACTCGTGGGATCTCGGCTTCGGCGCGGTCGACGACGGCGCGGGGTGTGCGGCGGTGATGGAGGCTGCGCGCCTGATCTCGAAGCTGCCCGAGCGGCCGCGGCGCACGGTGCGCGTGGTGCTCTTCGCCAACGAGGAGAACGGTCTCAAGGGGGCCTTCGGATACGCGAAGGAGCACGCCGCCGAGATCGACAAGCACCTCCTCGCGTTCGAGGCCGACGCAGGCGCGGGCCGCGTGCTCAGCATCCGCTTCCTCGCGCCGGCGGAGGCCATGCCGAAGCTTGCGTTCATCCCGAAGCTCGTCGAGCCGCTCGGCGTCAAGCGCGCCGACGAGGACGCGCACGGCGGAGCGGACCTCATCCCGCTGCGCGAGGCGGGCGTGCCGCTCGTGGACCTGCTCCAGGACATGGAGTCGTATTTCGACGTGCACCACACGCCGAACGACACGCTGGCGCAGGTGAAGAAGGAAGAGATCGATCACATGGTCGCGTCCATTGCAATCGTCGCGCATGCGGCGGCGGATTTGCCGGAGGCGATTGGAAAGTTGCCGGAAGAGAAGAGGAAGTGGCGGTAG
- a CDS encoding AAA family ATPase has product MASDLDNPYRTDYPGAGVFVGRRQELDTLVRALRSGRQSIAAVMGGRGMGKTSLAVKLEEELSRDGTTAVHLIRRPAKALEDFWAQVMEELGARPDRRAPVDALVKAVRSRGIARTVLLVDEVEALIGTAEGRALLDNLRIAWEKLAGWLGIVVFGGSALRELLSSDTSPFLRTARWMPLRGLSLSEAAALMRDPVGLSVPDDLVEVLWEQTGGHPLLLQAILERAVELGLPYSSRLHRAMHEVAEERFYTTIFPIWWDNLKERGQGMVRALALHGRPVEAHERVEVLGALPAPWIEVLETTGVARVESGALLPRCALFQTWIARNHPAPVAVAVRGASEGALGRLLGRLGAGPFEREVVEAVAQWARSTVEYPSWSLRGKGAGNERLLPEQHFQLSLLTALCQHDFVVEAEGLSSGRGRSDIKVRDARESVRRACMEVKLWGHTGYREVVTQALGYVVPEDDFACVVMVDRQERPLAVVYREQCLGPEGGFGVEEAEGIAYPAIVTRHERAGGRGVRVYHFLVQLPGDGVPRG; this is encoded by the coding sequence GTGGCTAGCGACCTCGACAACCCTTATCGCACCGATTACCCGGGCGCGGGCGTCTTCGTCGGGAGGCGGCAGGAGCTCGATACGCTCGTGCGCGCGCTTCGGAGCGGCCGGCAATCGATCGCGGCCGTGATGGGCGGGCGCGGGATGGGCAAGACGTCGCTCGCGGTGAAGCTCGAGGAGGAGCTGTCGCGCGACGGCACGACCGCGGTGCACCTCATTCGCAGGCCCGCGAAGGCGCTGGAGGATTTCTGGGCGCAGGTGATGGAGGAGCTCGGCGCGCGCCCGGATCGGCGTGCGCCCGTCGACGCGCTCGTCAAGGCGGTGCGCTCGCGGGGCATTGCGCGCACGGTGCTGCTCGTCGACGAGGTGGAGGCCTTGATCGGCACGGCCGAGGGCCGGGCCCTGCTCGACAACCTGCGCATTGCCTGGGAGAAGCTCGCGGGATGGCTGGGCATCGTGGTCTTCGGCGGCAGCGCCCTGCGGGAGCTGCTCTCGAGCGACACCTCGCCCTTCTTGCGCACGGCGCGCTGGATGCCGCTGCGTGGCCTGTCGCTCTCCGAGGCCGCCGCGCTGATGCGTGACCCCGTGGGTTTGTCGGTCCCCGACGATCTGGTGGAGGTCCTGTGGGAGCAGACGGGCGGGCACCCGCTGCTCTTGCAGGCGATCCTGGAGCGCGCGGTGGAGCTCGGGCTGCCCTACTCGAGCCGCCTGCACCGGGCGATGCACGAGGTGGCCGAGGAGAGGTTTTACACGACAATCTTTCCGATCTGGTGGGACAACCTGAAGGAGCGGGGGCAGGGGATGGTGCGGGCGCTCGCGCTGCACGGGCGGCCCGTGGAGGCGCACGAGCGGGTGGAGGTGCTCGGCGCCTTGCCGGCCCCGTGGATCGAGGTGCTGGAGACGACGGGCGTTGCGCGCGTCGAGTCCGGCGCGCTCTTGCCGCGGTGCGCGCTGTTTCAGACGTGGATTGCGCGCAATCATCCCGCGCCGGTCGCGGTGGCGGTGCGGGGCGCTTCCGAGGGCGCGCTCGGGCGGCTTCTAGGGCGGCTCGGCGCGGGGCCTTTCGAGCGCGAGGTGGTGGAGGCGGTCGCGCAATGGGCGCGGTCGACGGTGGAGTATCCGAGCTGGTCCTTGCGCGGCAAGGGCGCGGGGAACGAGCGGCTCTTGCCCGAGCAGCACTTCCAGTTGAGCCTGCTCACGGCGCTTTGCCAGCACGATTTCGTGGTGGAGGCGGAGGGTTTGTCGAGCGGTCGCGGGCGCTCGGACATCAAGGTGCGCGACGCGCGGGAAAGCGTGCGCCGGGCGTGCATGGAGGTGAAGCTCTGGGGGCACACCGGCTACCGCGAGGTGGTGACGCAGGCCCTGGGCTACGTGGTGCCGGAGGACGATTTTGCCTGCGTGGTGATGGTGGACCGGCAGGAGAGACCGCTCGCCGTGGTGTACCGAGAGCAATGCCTCGGGCCGGAGGGAGGGTTTGGCGTGGAGGAGGCCGAGGGGATCGCGTATCCGGCCATCGTGACGCGGCACGAGAGGGCAGGGGGCAGGGGCGTGCGGGTGTATCACTTCCTGGTGCAGTTGCCGGGGGATGGGGTTCCTAGAGGCTGA
- a CDS encoding ClpXP protease specificity-enhancing factor SspB, translating to MLLALAGCGGNAAPAPEPPRAEPPVVAAPVKAADARAAEGEALEDCMPIPRDPPEAPPKLEVAQAIASEGLLYIHLDPRAPGVVVPEKHAKKPRLVLAVGEGLPLPIPDLKIDASGVSGTLSFNHAPFFSTVPWSAVYALISPDGRGMVWYEDVPPELRCPPGVEPPAN from the coding sequence GTGTTGCTCGCGCTCGCGGGTTGCGGCGGGAATGCCGCGCCCGCTCCCGAGCCGCCGCGAGCCGAGCCCCCTGTCGTCGCGGCCCCCGTCAAAGCCGCGGACGCACGCGCGGCGGAGGGCGAGGCGCTCGAGGACTGCATGCCCATTCCCCGCGATCCTCCCGAGGCGCCGCCGAAGCTCGAGGTGGCGCAGGCGATCGCCTCCGAGGGCTTGCTGTACATCCACCTCGACCCGCGGGCGCCGGGGGTCGTCGTGCCCGAGAAGCACGCGAAGAAGCCTCGCCTCGTGCTCGCCGTGGGCGAAGGCCTCCCGCTGCCGATTCCCGACCTGAAAATCGACGCATCCGGGGTCTCCGGCACGCTCTCCTTCAATCACGCCCCGTTCTTCTCCACGGTGCCCTGGAGCGCGGTCTACGCCCTCATATCGCCGGACGGGCGGGGGATGGTCTGGTACGAGGACGTGCCGCCCGAGCTGCGCTGCCCGCCGGGCGTCGAGCCGCCTGCGAATTGA
- a CDS encoding glycerophosphodiester phosphodiesterase, giving the protein MKTMPNKMLVAAVVALSFPVLQGCGDGGTGGAGSSTTPPEPKWNTLSGEMPLVTGHRGASGYLPEHTLEAYTRAIEQGADFIEPDLVSTKDGHLVARHEPEIGLTTDVAMHPEFADRKVKKMVDGIEVEGFFASDFTLAEIKTLRAIQPRAYRPQEFNGQYTIPTFDEVIALAKEQSAKVGRTIGIYPETKHSTFHVDLGLPLEDKLLAALEAAGWTKADSPVIIQSFESKNLQELRKKTAVRIVQLIDGANDVTGKMILKPPTDKPYDFVVAMDPRTNPDLLTDEGLKFIKTYADGVSPWKRYIVPSAGVDANGDGTADDTNGDMASDESDRTALPPNDIIERAHAVGLFVHSWTFRNEKIFLAKDYEKPADEYEQFYELGIDGVFSDFPDEAVKAREAH; this is encoded by the coding sequence ATGAAGACGATGCCGAACAAGATGCTGGTGGCTGCGGTCGTGGCGCTCTCTTTCCCGGTCTTGCAGGGCTGCGGCGATGGTGGAACCGGGGGCGCCGGCAGCAGCACCACGCCCCCCGAACCGAAGTGGAACACGTTGAGCGGCGAGATGCCCCTCGTCACCGGGCATCGCGGCGCCAGCGGCTATTTGCCCGAGCACACGCTCGAGGCATACACGCGCGCGATCGAGCAGGGCGCCGATTTCATCGAGCCCGATCTCGTCTCGACCAAGGACGGCCACCTCGTCGCGCGGCACGAGCCCGAAATCGGGCTGACCACCGACGTCGCCATGCACCCCGAGTTCGCCGACCGCAAGGTCAAGAAGATGGTCGACGGAATCGAGGTCGAGGGTTTCTTCGCCAGCGATTTCACGCTCGCCGAGATCAAGACCCTGCGCGCCATTCAGCCGCGCGCCTACCGCCCGCAGGAGTTCAACGGGCAGTACACGATTCCCACGTTCGACGAGGTCATCGCGCTCGCCAAGGAGCAGTCGGCGAAGGTCGGCCGCACCATCGGTATTTATCCGGAGACGAAGCACTCGACGTTCCACGTCGATCTCGGTCTGCCGCTCGAGGACAAGCTCCTCGCCGCGCTCGAAGCGGCGGGCTGGACCAAGGCGGACTCGCCGGTGATCATCCAGTCGTTCGAGTCGAAGAACCTGCAAGAGCTCCGCAAGAAGACGGCCGTGCGGATCGTGCAGCTCATCGACGGCGCCAACGACGTCACGGGCAAGATGATCCTCAAGCCGCCGACGGACAAACCCTACGATTTCGTCGTCGCCATGGATCCGCGCACCAACCCCGACCTGCTCACCGACGAGGGGCTGAAGTTCATCAAGACCTACGCCGACGGGGTTTCCCCGTGGAAGCGCTACATCGTGCCCTCGGCCGGCGTAGACGCGAACGGGGACGGCACGGCCGACGACACGAACGGCGACATGGCGAGCGACGAGTCCGACCGCACCGCGCTGCCGCCGAACGACATCATCGAGCGGGCGCACGCCGTGGGCCTGTTCGTGCACTCCTGGACGTTCCGGAACGAGAAGATCTTCCTCGCCAAGGATTACGAGAAGCCGGCGGACGAATACGAGCAGTTCTACGAGCTCGGCATCGACGGCGTGTTCAGCGATTTCCCGGACGAGGCGGTGAAGGCGCGGGAAGCGCACTGA